From Nycticebus coucang isolate mNycCou1 chromosome 6, mNycCou1.pri, whole genome shotgun sequence, the proteins below share one genomic window:
- the EFS gene encoding embryonal Fyn-associated substrate isoform X2 codes for MAIATSVYVVPPPARPCPASGPPAGPSPPSPDPIYKIPRSSGTQLAASGDILEVYDVPPTALRVPSNGPYDCPTSFSHPLARAAPGEDEALYDVPVAPQPSAELEPDLEWEGGREPGPPLYAAPSNLKRASALLNLYEAPEELLADGKGGGTDEGIYDVPLLGPEAPPSPEPSGASPSNNLDTLAQLLARSPPPPHRPRLPSTESLSRRPLPALPVPEASSPSPAPSPAPGRKGSIQDRPLPPPPPRLPGYGGPKVEGDPEDREVEDDSAGHHNEYEGIPVAEEYDYVHLKGMDKAQESRPLDKTSTGDPEVLEKGLPVQQEALSPGEPLVLSTGDLQLLHFYAGQCQSHYSALQTAVAALMSSTQTNQPPRLFVPHGKRVVVAAHRLVFVADTLGRLAASAPLRAQVGAAGTTLGQALRATVLAVKGAALGYPSGPAAQEMAQCVVELASQALRFTTLLTSLAS; via the exons GTATATGTGGTACCACCCCCAGCTCGGCCCTGTCCTGCCTCAGGACCTCCAGCTGGACCCTCTCCACCCTCTCCTGACCCCATCTACAAAATCCCCAGAAGCAGTGGTACCCAGCTTGCTGCCTCCGGAGATATCTTAGAG GTCTATGATGTGCCCCCCACTGCCCTCCGGGTTCCCTCCAATGGCCCCTATGACTGCCCCACCTCCTTTTCCCACCCTCTGGCCCGGGCTGCCCCTGGAGAGGATGAAGCTCTGTATGATGTGCCTGTGGCGCCGCAGCCATCTGCCGAACTGGAGCCAGATTTGGAGTGGGAAGGGGGCCGGGAACCAGGTCCCCCCCTCTATGCTGCCCCCTCCAACCTGAAAAGGGCATCAGCCCTCCTCAACCTGTATGAAGCACCCGAGGAACTGCTGGCAGATGGGAAAGGCGGGGGCACTGACGAGGGTATCTATGATGTGCCCCTGCTAGGGCCAGAGGCTCCCCCTTCTCCAGAGCCCTCAGGAGCCTCACCCTCCAATAACCTGGACACCTTGGCCCAGCTTCTGGCCAGAAGCCCTCCACCCCCACACAGGCCCCGACTACCCTCAACTGAAAGCTTGTCCCGCCGCCCTCTGCCTGCCCTGCCTGTCCCTGAGGCCTCCAGCCCTTCTCCAGCTCCCTCTCCTGCCCCAGGCCGTAAGGGCAGTATCCAGGACCggcctctgcccccacccccaccccgccttcCAGGCTATGGAGGCCCTAAGGTTGAAGGTGATCCGGAGGACAGGGAAGTGGAAGATGATTCAGCAGGGCATCATAATGAGTATGAGGGCATTCCAGTGGCTGAGGAGTATGACTATGTCCACCTGAAG GGCATGGATAAAGCTCAGGAATCTAGGCCCCTGGACAAGACCTCCACAGGGGATCCTGAAGTGCTGGAGAAGGGACTACCAGTGCAGCAG GAGGCCCTATCCCCAGGGGAGCCACTGGTTCTATCCACTGGAGATCTACAACTCCTACACTTCTATGCAGGACAGTGCCAGAGCCACTACTCAGCACTGCAGACAGCTGTGGCAGCACTGATGTCCAGCACCCAGACTAACCAGCCCCCACGCCTCTTCGTGCCCCATGGCAAAAGGGTGGTAGTGGCTGCTCATCGCCTGGTGTTTGTTGCGGACACACTGGGCCGGCTGGCAGCCTCTGCCCCTTTGCGAGCACAGGTTGGGGCTGCAGGTACAACACTAGGCCAGGCACTACGGGCCACTGTGCTGGCTGTCAAGGGAGCCGCCCTGGGCTACCCATCTGGCCCTGCGGCCCAAGAAATGGCACAGTGTGTGGTAGAATTGGCCAGTCAGGCCCTCCGGTTCACCACCCTGCTCACCAGCCTGGCCTCCTGA
- the SLC22A17 gene encoding solute carrier family 22 member 17, with amino-acid sequence MACRPREQTTGRRVWRKGRGKPRRARRDQGGARGCRAVVQALFGLSVSGHPTLNWAREQRILSAWAGRAPAVGKLAPRVATGTPEPNGGGGSKIDSTVEITPSTNGQVGTLGDAVPTEQLQGEREREREGEGDAGGDRLGSSLSLAVPPGPLSFEALLAQVGALGGGQQLQLGLCCLPVLFVALGLASDPIFTLAPPLHCHYGGFPPNASGWEQPPNASGVSVASAALAASAASRVATSTDPSCSGFAPPDFNHCLKDWDYNGLPVLTTNAIGQWDLVCDLGWQVILEQILFILGFASGYLFLSYPADRFGRRGIVLLTLGLVGPCGVGGAAAGSSTGVMALRFLLGFLLAGVDLGVYLMRLELCDPTQRLRVALAGELVGVGGHFLFLGLALVSKDWRFLQRMITAPCILFLFYGWPGLFLESARWLIVKRQIEEAQSVLRILAERNRPHGQMLGEEAQEALQDLENTCPLPATSSFSFTSLLNYRNIWKNLLILGFTNFIAHAIRHCYQPVGGGGSPSDFYLCSLLASGTAALACVFLGVTVDRFGRRGILLLSMTLTGIASLVLLGLWDYLNEAAITTFSVLGLFSSQAAAILSTLLAAEVIPTTVRGRGLGLIMALGALGGLSGPAQRLHMGHGAFLQHVVLAACALLCILSIMLLPETKRKLLPEEVLRDGELCRRPSLLRQPPPNRCDHVPLLATPNPAL; translated from the exons ATGGCCTGCAGACCCAGGGAACAGACAACA GGGAGGAGAGtctggaggaaggggaggggaaaaccGCGCAGAGCTCGCAGAGACCAAGGAGGCGCCCGCGGCTGCAGAGCTGTAGTGCAGGCTCTGTTCGGGCTCTCAGTGTCCGGGCACCCGACACTCAACTGGGCCCGAGAACAGCGCATCCTTTCGGCGTGGGCCGGCAGGGCCCCTGCGGTCGGCAAGCTGGCTCCCAGGGTGGCCACGGGGACCCCCGAGCCCAATGGCGGGGGCGGCAGCAAAATTGACAGCACTGTAGAGATCACCCCCAGCACCAACGGA CAGGTTGGGACTCTCGGAGATGCGGTGCCCACAGAGCAGCTGCAGGGTGAGCGCGAGCGCGAGCGGGAGGGGGAGGGCGACGCGGGCGGCGACAGACTGGGCAGCAGCCTGTCGCTGGCCGTGCCCCCAGGCCCCCTCAGCTTTGAGGCGCTGCTTGCCCAGGTGGGGGCGCTGGGCGGCGGCCAGCAGCTGCAGCTCGGCCTCTGTTGCCTGCCGGTGCTCTTCGTGGCTCTGGGTTTGGCCTCGGACCCCATCTTCACGCTGGCGCCCCCACTGCATTGCCACTACGGGGGCTTCCCTCCCAACGCTTCTGGCTGGGAACAGCCCCCCAATGCTAGCGGCGTCAGTGTCGCCAGCGCGGCCTTAGCAGCCAGCGCCGCTAGCCGCGTCGCCACCAGTACGGACCCCTCATGCAGTGGCTTCGCCCCGCCGGACTTCAATCATTGCCTCAAGGACTGGGACTATAACGGCCTGCCGGTGCTCACCACCAACGCCATCGGCCAG TGGGATCTGGTGTGTGACCTGGGCTGGCAGGTGATCCTGGAGCAGATCCTCTTCATCTTGGGCTTTGCCTCCGGCTACCTGTTCCTGAGTTACCCTGCAGACAG GTTTGGCCGTCGTGGGATTGTGCTGCTAACCTTGGGACTGGTGGGCCCCTGCGGAGTGGGAGGGGCTGCTGCAGGCTCCTCCACAGGTGTCATGGCCCTCCGATTCCTCCTGGGCTTTCTTCTTGCTGGTGTTGACCTGGGTGTCTACCTGATGC GCCTGGAGCTATGCGACCCAACTCAGAGGCTTCGGGTGGCCCTGGCAGGGgagttggtgggggtgggggggcacttCCTGTTCCTGGGCCTGGCCCTTGTCTCTAAGGACTGGCGGTTTCTGCAGCGAATGATCACCGCTCCCTGCATCCTCTTCCTGTTTTATGG CTGGCCTGGTCTGTTTCTGGAGTCTGCCCGGTGGCTGATTGTGAAGCGGCAAATCGAGGAGGCTCAGTCTGTGCTGAGGATCTTGGCTGAGCGGAACCGCCCCCACGGGCAGATGctgggggaggaggcccaggaagCCCTGCAGG ACCTAGAGAACACCTGCCCTCTCCCTGCAACATCCTCCTTTTCCTTCACTTCCCTCCTCAACTACCGCAACATCTGGAAAAATCTGCTTATCCTGGGCTTCACCAA CTTCATTGCCCATGCCATCCGTCACTGCTACCAGCccgtgggaggaggagggagcccaTCGGACTTCTACCTGTGCTCCCTGCTGGCCAGCGGCACCGCAGCCCTGGCCTGCGTCTTCCTGGGTGTCACTGTGGACCGATTTGGCCGCCGGGGCATCCTTCTTCTCTCAATGACCCTCACTGGCATTGCGTCCCTGGTCCTGCTGGGCCTGTGGGATT ATCTGAATGAAGCCGCCATCACTACTTTCTCTGTCCTTGGGCTCTTCTCCTCCCAAGCTGCTGCCATCCTCAGCACACTCCTTGCTGCTGAAGTTATCCCTACCACTGTCCG GGGCCGCGGCCTGGGCCTAATTATGGCACTGGGGGCTCTTGGAGGGCTGAGTGGCCCAGCCCAGCGCCTCCACATGGGCCATGGAGCCTTCTTGCAGCACGTGGTGCTGGCGGCCTGTGCCCTCCTCTGCATTCTCAGCATTATGCTTCTGCCAGAAACCAAGCGCAAGCTCCTGCCGGAGGAGGTGCTCCGGGATGGGGAGCTGTGTCGCCGGCCTTCCCTGCTGCGGCAGCCACCCCCTAACCGCTGTGACCATGTCCCGCTGCTTGCCACCCCCAACCCTGCCCTCTGA
- the EFS gene encoding embryonal Fyn-associated substrate isoform X1, with the protein MAIATSAQLARALYDNTAESPQELSFRRGDVLRVLQQEGAGGLDGWCLCSLHGQQGIVPANRVKLLGPAPKPSLSPVPPTPQPSSSYPGLDHGNEEQEVYVVPPPARPCPASGPPAGPSPPSPDPIYKIPRSSGTQLAASGDILEVYDVPPTALRVPSNGPYDCPTSFSHPLARAAPGEDEALYDVPVAPQPSAELEPDLEWEGGREPGPPLYAAPSNLKRASALLNLYEAPEELLADGKGGGTDEGIYDVPLLGPEAPPSPEPSGASPSNNLDTLAQLLARSPPPPHRPRLPSTESLSRRPLPALPVPEASSPSPAPSPAPGRKGSIQDRPLPPPPPRLPGYGGPKVEGDPEDREVEDDSAGHHNEYEGIPVAEEYDYVHLKGMDKAQESRPLDKTSTGDPEVLEKGLPVQQEALSPGEPLVLSTGDLQLLHFYAGQCQSHYSALQTAVAALMSSTQTNQPPRLFVPHGKRVVVAAHRLVFVADTLGRLAASAPLRAQVGAAGTTLGQALRATVLAVKGAALGYPSGPAAQEMAQCVVELASQALRFTTLLTSLAS; encoded by the exons gcccagctggCCCGGGCACTGTATGACAACACTGCCGAGTCCCCCCAGGAGCTGTCCTTCCGCCGAGGGGATGTTCTGCGGGTACTGCAGCAGGAAGGCGCTGGTGGGCTGGACGGCTGGTGCCTCTGCTCCCTGCATGGCCAGCAGGGCATTGTCCCCgccaacagagtgaaactccttGGCCCAGCACCCAAGCCCAGCCTCTCCCCGGTGCCCCCAACCCCCCAGCCCAGCTCATCTTATCCAGGCCTGGATCACGGCAATGAGGAGCAGGAG GTATATGTGGTACCACCCCCAGCTCGGCCCTGTCCTGCCTCAGGACCTCCAGCTGGACCCTCTCCACCCTCTCCTGACCCCATCTACAAAATCCCCAGAAGCAGTGGTACCCAGCTTGCTGCCTCCGGAGATATCTTAGAG GTCTATGATGTGCCCCCCACTGCCCTCCGGGTTCCCTCCAATGGCCCCTATGACTGCCCCACCTCCTTTTCCCACCCTCTGGCCCGGGCTGCCCCTGGAGAGGATGAAGCTCTGTATGATGTGCCTGTGGCGCCGCAGCCATCTGCCGAACTGGAGCCAGATTTGGAGTGGGAAGGGGGCCGGGAACCAGGTCCCCCCCTCTATGCTGCCCCCTCCAACCTGAAAAGGGCATCAGCCCTCCTCAACCTGTATGAAGCACCCGAGGAACTGCTGGCAGATGGGAAAGGCGGGGGCACTGACGAGGGTATCTATGATGTGCCCCTGCTAGGGCCAGAGGCTCCCCCTTCTCCAGAGCCCTCAGGAGCCTCACCCTCCAATAACCTGGACACCTTGGCCCAGCTTCTGGCCAGAAGCCCTCCACCCCCACACAGGCCCCGACTACCCTCAACTGAAAGCTTGTCCCGCCGCCCTCTGCCTGCCCTGCCTGTCCCTGAGGCCTCCAGCCCTTCTCCAGCTCCCTCTCCTGCCCCAGGCCGTAAGGGCAGTATCCAGGACCggcctctgcccccacccccaccccgccttcCAGGCTATGGAGGCCCTAAGGTTGAAGGTGATCCGGAGGACAGGGAAGTGGAAGATGATTCAGCAGGGCATCATAATGAGTATGAGGGCATTCCAGTGGCTGAGGAGTATGACTATGTCCACCTGAAG GGCATGGATAAAGCTCAGGAATCTAGGCCCCTGGACAAGACCTCCACAGGGGATCCTGAAGTGCTGGAGAAGGGACTACCAGTGCAGCAG GAGGCCCTATCCCCAGGGGAGCCACTGGTTCTATCCACTGGAGATCTACAACTCCTACACTTCTATGCAGGACAGTGCCAGAGCCACTACTCAGCACTGCAGACAGCTGTGGCAGCACTGATGTCCAGCACCCAGACTAACCAGCCCCCACGCCTCTTCGTGCCCCATGGCAAAAGGGTGGTAGTGGCTGCTCATCGCCTGGTGTTTGTTGCGGACACACTGGGCCGGCTGGCAGCCTCTGCCCCTTTGCGAGCACAGGTTGGGGCTGCAGGTACAACACTAGGCCAGGCACTACGGGCCACTGTGCTGGCTGTCAAGGGAGCCGCCCTGGGCTACCCATCTGGCCCTGCGGCCCAAGAAATGGCACAGTGTGTGGTAGAATTGGCCAGTCAGGCCCTCCGGTTCACCACCCTGCTCACCAGCCTGGCCTCCTGA